A window of Sutcliffiella cohnii contains these coding sequences:
- a CDS encoding dimethylarginine dimethylaminohydrolase family protein — MSTNPSFHSKVSCFSEYDPLKRVIVCEPHYMTIRDVINETQKKFKDEGIHIEKAVEQHYKFVQTMREHDIEVILLPYHKKFPEQVFTRDIGFTLGQTTFVAKMASEVRKGEEDVLKQWLDDEEISYFNLLEDRIEGGDVIIDRDTVYVGLSDRTNEKAVEHLKGLLSDFDVKGIPFIETFLHLDCVFNVVSPDVALIYPEALTKEDIELFSSRYELIEVSKDEQFTLGTNVLAIGNNKIISLPVNKKVNEQLRNKGFEVIEVDITEIIKSGGSFRCCTMPLLRSTTE; from the coding sequence ATGAGCACAAATCCGTCCTTTCATAGCAAAGTTTCTTGTTTTTCTGAGTATGATCCGTTAAAAAGAGTCATCGTGTGCGAGCCGCACTATATGACGATTCGTGATGTGATAAACGAAACACAGAAAAAATTCAAAGATGAAGGAATACATATTGAAAAAGCGGTTGAACAACATTATAAATTTGTACAAACGATGCGCGAACATGATATTGAAGTTATTTTATTGCCTTATCATAAAAAATTCCCAGAACAAGTTTTCACACGTGATATCGGCTTTACTTTAGGTCAAACGACTTTCGTTGCTAAAATGGCGAGTGAAGTTCGAAAAGGAGAGGAAGACGTTTTAAAGCAATGGTTAGATGATGAAGAAATCTCCTACTTCAACTTACTCGAAGATAGAATTGAAGGTGGAGACGTTATCATCGATAGAGACACAGTTTATGTCGGTTTAAGTGATCGAACAAATGAAAAAGCAGTCGAGCATTTAAAAGGACTACTTTCTGACTTTGATGTAAAAGGCATCCCTTTCATAGAAACATTTTTACACTTAGACTGTGTTTTTAATGTTGTTTCTCCCGACGTTGCTTTAATATATCCAGAAGCTTTAACGAAAGAGGATATTGAACTTTTTTCTTCCCGTTATGAGTTAATCGAAGTATCAAAGGATGAACAGTTTACACTTGGAACTAATGTGTTAGCAATCGGAAACAATAAAATTATTAGCTTGCCTGTAAATAAAAAAGTAAATGAACAATTACGGAATAAAGGCTTTGAAGTGATTGAAGTGGATATTACAGAAATTATTAAATCTGGCGGATCTTTTCGTTGCTGTACGATGCCACTTTTACGGAGCACGACCGAATAA
- a CDS encoding sensor histidine kinase — MSNLLFEYMKDYLVNMLFIILPILFSQSIISKEHTAFETNKQKFVLAIIFSGTSILCMSFPFELGDTILDLRLIPFVIGMLYGGVRVGLTIIFSSLTFRFFLGGIGFYLSVVEYVIIFILIYFVLKNYRSLSLWNKIITVSIVTVIPTLILLPYACYIIGSSVVVKVAILLSIISFFSLWCSIYLMESTIEKVHMIIQLHKFEKETIVSHLAASVSHEVRNPLTVTKGFLQLLKEKYKDTDDRYYFELALEELQTAESIISDYLTYAKPSMENQEPLNLFEEMQRSINVIKSYAQMHNVDINVAGEDISYKGDKEKIRQLFINIFKNCIEAMPEGGTLTASMFCNQQIEITIKDTGIGMTESQLLRIGEPFFSTKENGTGLGMMVAFSVVKSMGGTYKVLSKEAEGTSFHISLPLTSKKQRKTGLS; from the coding sequence ATGAGTAATCTTCTGTTTGAATATATGAAAGACTATTTAGTAAACATGCTTTTTATCATTTTACCTATTTTATTCTCCCAATCTATCATTTCTAAGGAACATACAGCCTTTGAAACAAATAAACAAAAATTTGTTCTTGCCATTATTTTTTCTGGGACAAGCATATTATGTATGAGCTTTCCGTTCGAGTTAGGGGATACGATTTTAGATTTGCGGCTCATACCTTTTGTTATTGGGATGTTATATGGGGGAGTGAGAGTCGGGCTAACGATTATTTTTTCTTCCCTTACCTTTCGCTTTTTCTTAGGAGGAATCGGATTTTATTTAAGCGTAGTAGAATATGTTATTATATTTATTTTGATATATTTTGTATTAAAAAATTACCGCTCACTTTCTTTATGGAACAAAATAATTACTGTTTCAATAGTAACTGTAATACCTACTTTAATTTTACTGCCTTATGCTTGCTACATTATAGGGAGTAGTGTTGTTGTAAAAGTAGCTATTCTTTTATCAATCATTAGTTTTTTTAGTTTATGGTGTAGTATTTATTTAATGGAGAGTACTATTGAAAAAGTACATATGATTATTCAATTACATAAATTTGAAAAGGAAACGATTGTTAGTCATTTAGCCGCATCTGTTTCACATGAAGTACGAAACCCATTAACGGTTACGAAAGGTTTTTTGCAATTGCTAAAAGAAAAATATAAAGACACGGATGATAGGTATTACTTTGAATTAGCATTAGAGGAGTTGCAAACTGCAGAATCGATCATTTCCGATTATTTAACGTATGCAAAACCGTCTATGGAAAATCAAGAACCGCTTAACCTATTTGAAGAAATGCAACGGTCTATTAATGTTATTAAATCGTATGCCCAAATGCACAATGTTGATATAAATGTAGCAGGAGAAGATATAAGCTATAAGGGCGACAAAGAAAAAATCCGTCAGCTTTTTATTAACATTTTCAAAAATTGTATTGAGGCAATGCCAGAAGGCGGAACATTAACAGCCTCGATGTTTTGTAATCAGCAAATAGAAATTACAATCAAGGATACAGGAATAGGAATGACTGAATCACAGCTTCTAAGAATCGGTGAACCTTTCTTTTCTACAAAAGAAAACGGAACAGGTTTAGGTATGATGGTTGCTTTTAGTGTAGTTAAAAGTATGGGTGGAACATACAAAGTATTGAGTAAAGAAGCAGAAGGGACAAGCTTTCATATTTCTTTACCGTTAACTTCAAAGAAGCAAAGAAAAACGGGGCTGTCCTAA
- a CDS encoding MFS transporter produces MTEQTMSNQFVNRSKTWQIGLFALNNTATNLYMFLMGFISYYATGIAGLAVVAISVILTATRLFDGFTDPIIGYIIDKTNTKFGKFRPFMLLGNIILLVTVLVLFNVTHHLPEKLVMPFFIVIYLIHIIGYTFQTACTKAAQTVLTNDPKQRPLFSAFDATYNTIVFIGGQIYVASYLVPKHGGFNQAFFTEFNTLAIILASIFTILAVISIAEKDRTEYFGFAEKSVKTSFKDYWPVIKRNRPLQMLIVAASTDKLAGSILRNPVIPVMLFGILLGDYALSGTISMFTMIPTLIITFIGVGYARKRGLKNTFVKATWGAVLAYSLLLILFFTVSDPASISLSNIGIATIAFFVFYILGQAFMGLTGNIVIPMIADTSDYETHITGRYVPGMIGTIFSFIDKMISSLATTIIGLMLSLIGFKTVFPEVDTPLTNELFYMTLFLAFGIPIIGWIISLIAMKFYELDDKRMEQIQTEIAEVKQMLVEKGQITVPEEQVK; encoded by the coding sequence ATGACAGAACAAACTATGTCAAATCAATTCGTTAACCGTTCGAAAACTTGGCAAATTGGACTTTTCGCATTAAATAATACTGCGACAAACCTTTATATGTTTTTAATGGGATTTATTTCTTATTATGCAACGGGAATTGCTGGACTAGCAGTAGTTGCAATTAGTGTAATATTAACAGCTACTCGACTTTTTGATGGGTTTACTGACCCTATTATCGGATACATTATCGATAAAACAAATACGAAATTCGGGAAGTTTAGGCCCTTTATGCTATTAGGGAATATCATTTTATTAGTAACTGTCCTTGTTTTATTTAATGTAACTCATCATTTACCTGAGAAATTAGTCATGCCATTTTTCATTGTGATTTATTTAATCCACATTATCGGTTACACATTCCAAACTGCTTGTACGAAAGCTGCACAAACAGTATTAACAAATGACCCGAAGCAAAGACCACTATTCTCAGCTTTTGATGCAACGTACAATACGATCGTCTTTATTGGTGGGCAAATTTATGTAGCATCTTATTTAGTTCCAAAGCATGGTGGTTTTAACCAAGCCTTCTTCACAGAATTTAACACATTAGCTATTATTTTAGCTTCCATCTTCACTATTCTTGCTGTTATTTCTATCGCAGAAAAAGATAGAACAGAATACTTTGGTTTTGCTGAAAAATCTGTCAAAACTTCCTTTAAAGATTATTGGCCGGTAATTAAAAGAAACCGACCTTTACAAATGTTAATTGTTGCAGCTTCTACTGATAAATTAGCTGGGTCTATTTTAAGGAATCCTGTTATTCCAGTCATGTTATTCGGAATTTTATTGGGAGATTATGCACTAAGTGGAACAATTTCTATGTTTACGATGATTCCAACTTTAATTATTACGTTTATCGGTGTAGGCTATGCTAGAAAACGAGGATTGAAAAACACGTTTGTTAAAGCAACTTGGGGTGCTGTACTAGCCTATAGTTTACTACTAATATTATTCTTCACTGTTAGCGATCCCGCTTCCATTTCTTTATCTAATATTGGAATCGCTACCATTGCATTTTTTGTATTTTATATATTAGGTCAAGCATTCATGGGGTTAACTGGTAACATCGTAATTCCAATGATAGCGGATACATCCGATTATGAAACGCACATTACTGGGAGATACGTACCAGGGATGATTGGAACCATTTTCTCTTTCATCGATAAAATGATTTCTTCACTTGCAACAACTATTATCGGATTAATGCTCTCCCTTATTGGGTTTAAAACGGTATTTCCTGAAGTAGATACACCATTAACTAATGAATTGTTTTATATGACATTATTCCTTGCCTTCGGTATTCCGATCATCGGTTGGATTATTTCATTAATTGCGATGAAGTTTTATGAGCTTGATGATAAGCGTATGGAACAAATCCAAACCGAAATTGCTGAAGTTAAGCAAATGCTTGTAGAAAAAGGCCAAATTACGGTCCCGGAAGAGCAAGTAAAATAA
- a CDS encoding antibiotic biosynthesis monooxygenase, producing the protein MFIQLRKTVVTEGNADKVIERFSKPGIIEQQEGFIDSTVMVKKVRRGDEEVIVQIRWESEEHWKQWEKSDAHIAGHKAKLGQPKPDYIVHSEGGVYNVVSVKKPL; encoded by the coding sequence ATGTTTATTCAATTAAGAAAAACGGTTGTCACAGAGGGAAATGCTGACAAAGTAATTGAACGTTTTAGCAAACCAGGAATTATCGAACAACAAGAAGGTTTTATTGATTCAACTGTAATGGTAAAAAAAGTTCGCCGTGGCGATGAAGAAGTGATTGTCCAAATACGTTGGGAATCCGAAGAACATTGGAAGCAATGGGAAAAAAGCGATGCACATATTGCTGGTCACAAAGCTAAATTAGGTCAACCAAAACCAGATTATATTGTTCACTCTGAGGGTGGAGTTTACAATGTTGTATCTGTTAAAAAGCCTCTCTAA
- a CDS encoding alkaline phosphatase family protein has translation MRKCYILLLCLSLLGCQQAESTQHANNSSKNVIMIMVDSMTGELVHASLKEEADKFPALQFLVENGNVYNDLVAPFPSMSVSIESTLITGEMPNKHSVPGLTWYDVKNDRLIDYGTSIETYRKLGFKQSLEDSLYNLNNVHLSKETTTIFEELHDRGIKSGAINLLLYRGKTEHEIEPPAIIQWTTGLSEKIKTNGPDILSFGTFYRPKELQTELLPDALLLKAGLSDYYATEAITKLIKNKEQPPFLLAFFPDMDKRTHRNGPPYVHGLKTVDDHLQRILDAYGSWEEALEQNVFILFGDHGQASLVENEERAKLNLHELYNQYNIAPFGEKPSSGDIVIANNHRSAYIYPINKQIQKEELVDVGLQDPRMAIVASEENGWIEAWSPDYHQPLKFKKGGEWKDSYGQQWTIEGEVDVLKLEMSDEDKLINYTEYPDALNQLYSALHSLPNSIIVTAKPGFVVFSETTPVHNGGGEHGGLHRDETLAVLIVSGTDKEFENPRIVDLKDYILNLFDE, from the coding sequence ATGAGAAAATGTTACATACTACTCCTTTGCCTTAGTTTGTTAGGATGTCAACAAGCTGAATCTACTCAACATGCGAACAACTCTTCTAAAAATGTCATTATGATCATGGTTGATTCAATGACCGGAGAATTGGTACATGCAAGCTTAAAAGAGGAAGCAGATAAATTCCCAGCACTACAATTCTTAGTCGAAAATGGCAATGTGTACAATGACTTAGTTGCCCCTTTCCCATCCATGTCTGTGTCCATTGAAAGTACATTAATTACAGGTGAAATGCCAAATAAACATTCTGTACCTGGTTTAACATGGTATGATGTCAAAAATGATCGGCTTATTGACTATGGAACATCAATTGAAACTTATAGAAAGCTCGGTTTTAAACAGTCATTAGAGGATTCCTTATACAATTTAAATAACGTCCATTTAAGTAAAGAAACTACTACTATTTTTGAAGAACTACATGACAGAGGCATTAAATCAGGAGCGATTAACTTGTTACTGTATCGCGGAAAAACGGAGCATGAAATCGAGCCTCCTGCTATCATACAATGGACTACGGGACTTAGTGAAAAAATTAAAACAAACGGACCTGATATTTTATCTTTCGGGACCTTTTATCGCCCTAAAGAATTACAAACGGAATTATTGCCTGATGCCCTATTATTAAAAGCTGGGTTATCTGATTACTATGCAACAGAAGCAATAACAAAACTTATTAAAAATAAAGAACAACCTCCCTTTTTATTAGCATTTTTTCCAGATATGGATAAGCGAACTCACCGAAATGGTCCACCTTATGTTCACGGATTAAAAACGGTTGATGATCATTTGCAGCGTATACTAGATGCTTACGGAAGCTGGGAGGAAGCATTAGAGCAAAATGTGTTTATCCTTTTTGGTGATCACGGCCAAGCCTCTTTAGTGGAAAATGAAGAACGAGCAAAGTTAAATTTACATGAACTATATAATCAATATAATATTGCCCCTTTTGGTGAAAAGCCGTCAAGTGGTGATATCGTCATTGCGAATAATCACCGTTCTGCTTACATTTATCCAATAAATAAACAAATTCAAAAAGAAGAACTTGTTGATGTTGGATTACAAGATCCACGAATGGCGATTGTTGCTTCTGAGGAAAATGGCTGGATTGAAGCTTGGAGTCCAGATTATCATCAACCTTTAAAGTTCAAAAAAGGCGGAGAGTGGAAAGATTCATATGGCCAGCAGTGGACTATTGAAGGAGAAGTAGATGTATTGAAATTAGAAATGTCTGATGAAGATAAATTAATAAACTATACCGAATATCCGGATGCATTAAATCAACTATATAGCGCTCTGCATAGCTTACCTAACTCTATTATCGTTACGGCGAAACCAGGCTTTGTTGTTTTTTCGGAAACAACACCTGTCCATAACGGTGGTGGAGAGCATGGTGGATTACATCGTGATGAAACGCTAGCTGTTTTAATCGTTTCTGGAACAGATAAAGAGTTTGAAAACCCACGAATTGTTGACTTAAAAGATTATATTTTAAACTTGTTTGATGAATAG
- a CDS encoding LysE family translocator yields the protein MNDFFTFFLLSLFVVMSPGIDTALITKRTISDGKHDGFKIALGITTGCFIHTIAAAFGLSAILLQSALAFEIIKYVGAFYLIYLGVTSFITKKKNSSTKKTEERGKNAFTQGLLTNVLNPKVAVFFLTFLPQFVSVEGNATKQLILMGVTYTLLSITWFFVYVFFIHFIREWLLSPKVQRVMDRATGIVLIGFGLKLALERQR from the coding sequence ATGAACGATTTTTTTACATTTTTCCTATTATCTTTGTTTGTCGTAATGAGCCCAGGTATAGATACAGCATTAATTACGAAAAGAACAATATCCGATGGAAAACATGATGGATTCAAAATTGCGCTAGGTATTACAACTGGCTGTTTTATTCATACAATAGCTGCCGCTTTCGGTCTTTCTGCTATTTTGCTACAATCAGCACTTGCGTTTGAAATTATTAAATATGTAGGAGCCTTTTATTTAATCTATTTAGGGGTAACTTCTTTCATCACGAAGAAAAAGAACAGTAGTACGAAGAAAACAGAGGAGAGAGGTAAGAATGCCTTTACTCAAGGGCTGTTAACTAATGTATTAAATCCAAAGGTTGCGGTTTTCTTTCTTACTTTTTTACCGCAGTTTGTATCAGTCGAAGGTAATGCAACGAAACAATTAATTTTAATGGGAGTAACTTACACACTACTTTCCATAACGTGGTTTTTTGTATATGTTTTCTTTATTCACTTTATTCGAGAATGGCTCTTATCTCCAAAAGTTCAACGTGTTATGGATAGAGCAACAGGAATCGTTTTAATCGGATTCGGTTTAAAATTAGCGTTAGAGAGGCAACGCTAA
- a CDS encoding methyl-accepting chemotaxis protein yields the protein MKGVFIKIKNVLEDFTLGARLLTIVISIFILSIGVVGISSYFNTKNFALETIENRLVREAEVMAYISENLKFLYISEESYFQQQLEINVRYQQNKLKEEGIESNYFYIVDEQVFPFKVSESVDPKFSEELIKHISESRTGTRHERIAGTNYTIVYHDLKEINGIYVMLIPTNTYLGSVSSMATFNVIASIIGTIIFIIIISLFVRTVTRPLTSLRNTMRGVREGNLQKIVNAQTTVPEIVSLSKSYNSMIDQMKTILQEINHTTKELESTGQLLNHSSENTLNSSQQLIEAINTVRIGAEQTASHSEYSVNNFKEMNERITLMINNMENVFQSSKTMNGSANDGERNIDTLMSTIHRFKNDFALLTDTIKEVNSNSKSISKLVEIIHNITEQTKLLALNASIEAARAGDAGRGFAVVATEIRKLADQSSLAATEITDTITNMENITVVATEQFDEILIKLNTNIEMASNSKASFDVLMTEIHGLNNFLNLIEKELKNVEEVFPELEQATVNLLSVSQETSASTEEMFSISENQIEQMERTNEIGKALHTLSGTLSSKTKRFTVEQ from the coding sequence TTGAAGGGTGTTTTTATAAAGATAAAAAATGTACTAGAAGACTTTACACTAGGAGCAAGGCTATTAACAATTGTCATATCTATTTTCATTCTATCCATAGGAGTTGTTGGGATTAGTTCGTATTTCAATACGAAAAACTTCGCACTTGAAACGATTGAAAACAGGCTAGTACGAGAAGCAGAAGTAATGGCATATATCTCCGAAAATTTAAAGTTTTTATACATAAGTGAGGAAAGCTATTTTCAGCAGCAATTAGAAATAAACGTTCGATATCAACAGAATAAGTTAAAAGAGGAAGGTATTGAATCCAATTATTTTTACATAGTAGATGAACAAGTTTTTCCTTTTAAAGTAAGTGAAAGTGTTGATCCTAAATTCTCGGAAGAACTAATTAAACATATTTCTGAGTCTAGAACAGGAACAAGGCATGAAAGAATTGCGGGTACTAATTATACAATCGTATATCATGACTTGAAAGAAATTAATGGGATATACGTGATGCTTATACCGACGAATACGTATTTAGGTTCTGTTAGTAGTATGGCAACGTTTAATGTTATTGCTTCTATAATAGGAACAATTATTTTTATTATTATCATTAGTTTGTTTGTTCGTACTGTTACAAGACCATTAACAAGTTTGCGAAATACGATGAGAGGCGTTAGAGAAGGGAATCTACAAAAGATTGTAAATGCCCAAACGACGGTACCTGAGATTGTTTCGCTGAGCAAAAGCTACAACAGTATGATTGATCAAATGAAAACAATTTTACAAGAAATTAACCATACAACAAAAGAATTGGAGTCAACCGGTCAACTATTAAATCATTCTTCAGAAAATACGTTAAATTCAAGTCAACAGTTAATTGAAGCGATTAACACTGTTAGAATTGGAGCAGAGCAAACGGCTAGTCATTCAGAATATAGTGTTAATAACTTTAAGGAAATGAATGAGCGAATTACTTTGATGATTAATAACATGGAAAATGTGTTCCAAAGTTCAAAGACGATGAATGGCTCAGCGAATGATGGAGAAAGAAATATTGATACATTAATGTCTACCATTCATCGATTTAAAAATGATTTTGCGCTTTTAACAGATACGATAAAAGAAGTGAATAGTAACTCGAAGTCGATTTCAAAGCTAGTAGAGATTATTCATAACATTACAGAGCAAACAAAGTTGTTAGCGTTAAATGCATCTATTGAAGCTGCTAGAGCAGGAGATGCTGGAAGGGGCTTTGCAGTTGTTGCAACGGAAATTAGAAAGCTAGCAGATCAATCTTCTCTTGCTGCTACAGAAATTACAGATACGATAACGAATATGGAGAACATTACTGTTGTTGCTACTGAACAATTTGATGAAATCTTAATAAAACTGAACACAAATATTGAAATGGCATCAAATTCTAAAGCTTCTTTTGATGTTTTAATGACCGAAATACATGGATTAAATAATTTCTTGAATCTGATAGAAAAAGAATTAAAGAATGTGGAAGAAGTATTTCCAGAACTAGAGCAGGCGACAGTTAATCTTCTATCGGTATCTCAAGAAACATCGGCTAGTACAGAAGAAATGTTCTCGATTAGTGAAAATCAAATTGAGCAAATGGAAAGAACAAATGAAATAGGAAAAGCGTTACATACATTGTCCGGAACGTTATCTAGTAAAACGAAAAGATTTACGGTAGAACAGTAA
- a CDS encoding aminoglycoside phosphotransferase family protein: MLELQSEFTNKIMAVYGQKGKDFLTNLETIISSYEKRWHLNIHRPYELSYNYVAPATRKDGTELVIKIGVPTPSFTMEYETLRMLASPSVVKLVDEDIANGVLLLEKIQPGNTLATVDDDVEATEIASTVMAKLWRPLPSHYQLNLPTMTDREKSLESIVQSNWNGCGPISKVILYEALTLFKQLHKTIDQQYILHGDLHHYNILQSDNNEWKIIDPKGLVGDREYDVIQFLLNKLPYENKISILDRRINILVEQLGLNKERILGWGFAHSVLSTCWSVEEGSLDENFFHSIGVFQQLIERG; the protein is encoded by the coding sequence TTGCTTGAACTACAGAGTGAGTTTACGAATAAAATTATGGCAGTTTACGGGCAGAAAGGAAAGGATTTTCTAACTAACTTAGAAACGATCATTTCTTCCTATGAAAAGCGTTGGCATTTGAACATTCATAGACCTTATGAATTATCGTATAACTATGTAGCACCTGCTACTCGTAAAGATGGAACAGAACTCGTTATTAAGATAGGTGTGCCTACTCCTTCTTTTACAATGGAATATGAAACGTTACGTATGTTAGCTAGTCCTTCTGTTGTAAAATTAGTAGATGAGGATATTGCTAACGGGGTGTTATTGTTAGAAAAAATACAGCCAGGAAATACGTTAGCTACTGTAGATGATGACGTAGAAGCGACAGAAATAGCTTCGACGGTCATGGCAAAATTGTGGAGGCCTCTTCCCTCTCACTACCAATTAAACCTTCCAACAATGACAGACAGAGAAAAAAGCCTTGAATCTATAGTGCAGTCGAATTGGAATGGCTGTGGTCCTATTTCTAAAGTAATTTTATATGAAGCTCTAACACTTTTTAAACAATTACATAAAACAATTGATCAACAATACATACTTCATGGTGATTTACATCATTACAACATACTTCAATCTGACAATAATGAGTGGAAAATCATTGACCCTAAAGGATTAGTTGGGGATCGGGAATACGATGTTATTCAATTTTTATTAAACAAATTACCTTATGAAAATAAAATTTCAATACTAGATAGGCGAATAAATATATTAGTAGAACAGTTAGGTTTGAATAAGGAGCGCATTTTAGGTTGGGGATTTGCCCATAGCGTATTAAGCACGTGTTGGTCCGTAGAAGAAGGCAGTTTAGATGAAAATTTCTTTCATAGTATCGGAGTTTTTCAACAACTAATAGAAAGAGGCTGA
- a CDS encoding DUF3784 domain-containing protein, with protein MSKSTIIFIITMGFTLIIHGGLTYLVVKLKNYSLINGFNNRPLEEQEQLIKNGYPQAIGKLLLYTFYILFVSVILGIFQVPYGFEIGLAVFLIVLLGGIIYIQKYDLPSKRKKTTLWTVIFSVITFLFIGLTLLIGFQDNKVEITDNELIISGNYGENWKLAEIEEIALLDALPEVEMRTNGFAAAGRLKGNFRLEEPYGRGKLFVYKNYAPFLYIKNGESYIIINRKDPQETLTLYNELSNVINSY; from the coding sequence ATGTCAAAAAGTACAATCATTTTTATTATTACAATGGGTTTTACTTTAATCATACATGGGGGACTCACCTACTTAGTAGTGAAATTAAAAAACTACTCGCTTATTAACGGATTTAACAACAGACCGCTAGAAGAACAAGAGCAGTTAATAAAAAACGGCTATCCGCAAGCTATAGGTAAGCTACTTCTCTATACATTTTATATTCTTTTCGTATCTGTTATTTTAGGAATATTTCAAGTCCCGTACGGTTTTGAAATAGGCTTAGCCGTCTTTTTAATCGTATTGCTAGGCGGAATCATCTATATTCAAAAATATGACCTACCTTCTAAAAGGAAAAAAACGACTTTATGGACAGTAATATTTTCTGTCATAACATTCCTTTTTATTGGACTGACATTATTAATCGGGTTTCAAGATAACAAAGTCGAAATAACGGATAATGAACTCATTATTTCAGGAAACTACGGGGAAAATTGGAAGCTAGCTGAAATTGAAGAAATTGCACTACTAGATGCTTTACCAGAGGTGGAAATGAGAACGAATGGATTTGCAGCAGCAGGTCGTTTAAAGGGTAACTTTCGTTTAGAAGAACCATACGGAAGAGGAAAGCTTTTCGTGTATAAAAATTATGCTCCATTTCTTTATATAAAGAATGGGGAAAGTTATATAATCATTAATCGAAAAGATCCTCAAGAGACACTAACGCTATATAATGAATTATCTAATGTTATAAACAGCTACTAA